The sequence TCTTCTTCCTGGCCTACGTCCTGAAGGCGATCTTCTCGGAGAACCTGGGCTGGTTCCCGTCCAGCGGCCGGCAGGATCCGACCCTCGACGCGACCCGGGTCACGAACTTCTTCGTCCTCGACGGGCTGATGACCCGGGAGTGGGATGCCGCGATGGACGCGCTTTGGCATCTGGTGCTGCCGGGGCTCGCGCTGGCCAGCATCCCGCTGGCGATCATCGTTCGGATCACCCGGGCGAGCGTGTTGGAGGTGCTCAACGAGGACTTCGTGCGGACCGCCGAGGCGAAGGGGCTGACCGAGCGGACCGTGCGGGGACGGCATGTGCTGCGCAACTCGCTGCTGCCGGTGGTCACCTCGATCGGCCTGCTCACCGGGGGGCTTCTCTCGGGCGCAGTGCTGACCGAGACGGTCTTTGCCTTCTCCGGCATCGGGGCCTTCATCTACGAGGCGATCGGCCAGCGTGACTACCCGGTGCTGCTCGGTTTCATCATGATCATTTCGGTGGTGTACGTGCTGGTGAACCTCCTGGTTGACCTCTCCTACAGCCTGATCGACCCGAGGGTGAGGGTCCGATGACGATCACAGGTAAGAAGGAGCGGCTGGACCGGCTCGCCGAGTTGGTGAACCGGGACGACGAGCGGGGGGTCAGCCTCTGGCAGGAGGCGTTCCGACGACTGCGGCGGAACCCCGCCGCCATCATCGGCGCGATCATTCTGGCGATCTTCGTTCTGGTGGCGCTGATCGGCCCGTTCTTCGTCCCCTACGAGCCGAAGGACACCATCGGAATTCGCGAGGGCCTGGTGAAGTCGGGGCAGGGCATCATCCCCGGCGCCTCCGCCGAGCACTGGTTCGGCTACGACCACCAGG comes from Salinispora tropica CNB-440 and encodes:
- a CDS encoding ABC transporter permease encodes the protein MFRFIVRRLLQLIPTLFGLSLLLFIWVRRLPGGPEDAILGERGTPEMRAAIRRSMGLDEPILVQYGRFVQRLLRLDLGTSSSTKRPVVEEFLERFPGTVELTITALVIAIGVGIPLGYLAARRRGRLLDHLSVGGSLVGICVPIFFLAYVLKAIFSENLGWFPSSGRQDPTLDATRVTNFFVLDGLMTREWDAAMDALWHLVLPGLALASIPLAIIVRITRASVLEVLNEDFVRTAEAKGLTERTVRGRHVLRNSLLPVVTSIGLLTGGLLSGAVLTETVFAFSGIGAFIYEAIGQRDYPVLLGFIMIISVVYVLVNLLVDLSYSLIDPRVRVR